A single window of Haloferax marinisediminis DNA harbors:
- a CDS encoding DUF1616 domain-containing protein, translating into MVELPIVKNNGLLRALGDLQVDVIAGLVILIGASMSVLYTDSTVVRAVFGIPLLVFLPGYAVLLVLFPHTYTDTRVARPALVTLNRTRTGITFVERMVLSFGISLALIPTLGILILSFVPQPTTVLVVGAFTTIIAAGLLAGEYRRQQLAETDRYDVPVKSWFTAVVESFTTGTARTRRLNVVLAAVVVLSVVGFGYALTVPNYGEEYTNLSLLTQQSDGEFVASGYPETLSSGETTELFASVTNNERELIQYTLVVQLQRVDTSDGSVSVIEYEELARVSQEVAPGETWAANPELTPEMTGSDLRLTYLLYKGDAPANPDTESAYRSTYIWVSN; encoded by the coding sequence ATGGTAGAATTACCGATTGTCAAGAACAATGGGCTGTTGCGGGCCCTCGGTGACTTGCAGGTCGACGTAATTGCAGGGCTCGTAATACTCATTGGCGCTTCGATGTCGGTGTTGTACACGGACTCGACGGTCGTCAGAGCGGTGTTCGGTATCCCGCTTCTCGTCTTCCTTCCTGGATATGCCGTTCTCCTCGTCTTGTTCCCCCACACGTACACCGATACGCGAGTTGCCCGTCCTGCACTGGTCACGCTGAACCGCACTCGAACAGGGATAACGTTCGTCGAGCGGATGGTCCTCTCGTTCGGAATCAGTCTCGCGTTGATTCCCACACTCGGCATTCTCATCCTGTCGTTCGTTCCCCAGCCGACCACCGTACTCGTCGTCGGCGCCTTCACAACGATTATCGCAGCAGGTCTTCTCGCCGGTGAGTACCGGCGTCAGCAACTTGCAGAGACAGACCGATACGACGTTCCGGTCAAGAGTTGGTTCACGGCCGTCGTCGAATCGTTCACGACCGGAACGGCGAGGACTCGTCGACTGAACGTCGTCCTCGCCGCTGTCGTCGTGCTCTCTGTCGTGGGGTTCGGGTACGCGCTCACCGTTCCAAACTACGGTGAAGAGTATACGAACCTCTCGTTGCTCACCCAACAGTCGGACGGTGAGTTCGTCGCATCCGGATACCCCGAGACGCTGTCCTCCGGCGAGACGACTGAACTGTTTGCGAGCGTGACCAACAACGAACGTGAACTGATTCAATACACGCTCGTGGTCCAACTGCAGCGTGTCGACACCTCGGATGGGTCCGTCTCCGTAATCGAGTACGAAGAGTTGGCACGTGTCTCCCAAGAAGTTGCTCCCGGTGAAACGTGGGCCGCCAATCCTGAACTCACCCCCGAGATGACGGGCTCCGACCTCCGCCTTACGTATCTCTTGTACAAGGGTGACGCACCAGCGAACCCAGACACCGAAAGCGCATACCGGTCGACGTACATCTGGGTTAGCAACTAA
- a CDS encoding lipid II:glycine glycyltransferase FemX, which yields MSIEIRYATEDDIHQWDQFVARSPHGNLFHQYAALEIQAKHSNSELYPLIGFKGQEVVGLFPLFKISKGPIQTVFSPPPELRVAYLGPVLLNMDHMKQRKRESRHHEFIDGCFEWIQNEIRSQYTHIRLDGAYEDLRAFTWNDFTISPSYTYHVDLTGGEEEVLMNFSSDARANIRNAPADSFTIEEGGLDEIELIIEQVTGRYEDQGVSFRTTAEFVKELYTTLPEGQIRPYALRVDGDFVGGILVTDYKDMVSRWHGGVRTDIDVDIAVNDLLDWQVMSDAIERGRTTYDLVGADNRRINRYKSKFNPSLHPFYSLERSEAGMGTLAHLYKSLRQRA from the coding sequence ATGAGCATCGAAATACGGTACGCAACCGAAGACGACATCCACCAATGGGACCAGTTCGTGGCCAGGTCACCCCATGGAAATCTGTTTCATCAGTACGCAGCCCTCGAGATTCAAGCAAAGCATTCTAACTCGGAGCTGTATCCACTTATCGGGTTCAAGGGCCAGGAAGTCGTCGGTCTCTTTCCGCTGTTCAAGATTTCGAAAGGACCGATTCAAACTGTGTTCTCACCACCACCTGAACTTCGTGTCGCATATCTCGGGCCTGTGCTCCTCAATATGGACCACATGAAACAGCGCAAACGCGAGAGTCGACACCACGAGTTCATCGACGGCTGCTTCGAGTGGATTCAAAACGAAATCCGTTCACAGTATACGCACATCCGCCTCGACGGTGCCTACGAAGACCTCCGGGCGTTCACCTGGAACGATTTCACGATCTCTCCATCGTACACCTATCACGTCGACCTCACGGGCGGCGAAGAAGAGGTGCTGATGAACTTCAGCAGCGACGCCCGGGCAAACATTCGAAATGCGCCTGCAGACTCGTTCACTATCGAAGAAGGCGGGCTCGACGAGATAGAACTCATCATCGAACAGGTCACCGGGCGGTACGAAGACCAGGGCGTGTCCTTCCGTACGACGGCAGAGTTCGTGAAGGAACTGTACACCACGCTCCCAGAGGGACAGATTCGACCCTACGCTCTCCGCGTCGACGGTGATTTCGTCGGTGGGATTCTGGTCACCGATTACAAAGACATGGTGTCCCGATGGCACGGTGGCGTGCGGACCGACATCGACGTCGACATCGCCGTCAACGACCTGCTCGACTGGCAGGTGATGTCCGATGCGATCGAGCGAGGGCGAACGACGTACGACCTCGTCGGTGCAGACAACCGCCGTATCAACCGCTACAAATCGAAGTTCAACCCATCTCTCCACCCCTTCTACAGTCTCGAACGTAGTGAGGCAGGAATGGGTACACTCGCACACCTCTACAAATCTCTCCGTCAGCGCGCATAA
- a CDS encoding sulfatase, with amino-acid sequence MTERPNIVWITLESTRADHTTMGGYDRETTPNLQRIADSDGGRYFSECFSHGIWTLASSASILTATYPSHHGAGMTGDAIPPVLKTVAERFQQSGYDTACISPNSHLSAATGLDRGFDEFVWLSKSTLRESVGLKTILSYVWNIQSHGGGLTLDTRKHGTDYMLNELALRWLRERQTKSDPLFLYLHYGGPHHPYSPPDRHLEKFARDTGMSLKEIKEIGLDHHENLYEHMAASTPFSDEEWRALAALYDGEISHVDELVGELFDTVQSLDIGETIFVITADHGELFGESGLLAHQLVTNDAVSHVPLITHGLNAALAYEGELVQHADVMTTLLGLVDAPTDGTQGVDLRMDHRDVAVVQRGADRCQQNVDKLVELNPAFDASRFPSSTLTALFSSEFKYQHSDDGTELFHLPDETTDVSTEFPTVKSDFDTAFHEWVETQGTPVTDQRQTGRFTDEMRAQLADLGYLVD; translated from the coding sequence ATGACTGAGCGTCCAAATATCGTCTGGATTACACTAGAGAGTACGAGAGCGGACCACACCACGATGGGTGGGTACGACCGCGAGACGACACCGAACTTACAGCGAATCGCAGACAGCGACGGTGGCCGATATTTCTCTGAATGCTTCTCTCACGGTATCTGGACCCTCGCCTCCTCGGCGTCGATTCTCACTGCGACGTATCCTTCGCACCACGGCGCAGGAATGACTGGAGACGCGATTCCACCTGTACTCAAAACCGTCGCCGAACGGTTCCAACAGTCTGGTTACGACACGGCGTGTATCTCTCCCAACTCTCACCTGAGCGCAGCGACCGGACTCGACCGTGGGTTCGACGAGTTCGTCTGGCTCAGCAAGTCCACGCTCCGTGAGTCTGTTGGCCTCAAGACGATTCTCTCGTACGTTTGGAACATCCAGTCGCACGGTGGTGGACTGACCCTCGACACCCGAAAACACGGCACCGATTACATGCTCAACGAGTTGGCGCTCCGATGGCTTCGGGAGCGACAGACGAAGTCGGACCCGCTGTTTCTGTATCTCCACTACGGTGGACCGCACCACCCATACTCCCCGCCAGACCGCCACCTCGAGAAATTTGCACGTGACACTGGGATGTCGTTGAAGGAGATCAAAGAGATTGGATTGGACCACCACGAGAATCTCTACGAACACATGGCAGCGTCGACTCCCTTCTCCGACGAGGAGTGGCGTGCCTTGGCGGCGCTCTACGATGGTGAAATATCACACGTCGACGAACTCGTGGGCGAACTGTTCGACACGGTACAGTCACTCGATATCGGTGAGACGATTTTCGTCATCACTGCCGACCACGGTGAACTGTTCGGCGAGAGTGGACTCCTCGCCCATCAACTCGTCACGAACGACGCTGTCTCTCACGTCCCACTCATCACACACGGACTAAACGCTGCGCTCGCGTACGAAGGAGAACTAGTACAACACGCAGACGTGATGACGACGCTGCTGGGATTAGTCGACGCACCTACCGATGGGACGCAGGGTGTCGACCTTCGGATGGACCACCGCGACGTTGCAGTCGTCCAGCGCGGTGCAGACCGGTGCCAACAGAACGTCGACAAACTCGTCGAACTCAATCCCGCGTTCGACGCGTCGAGGTTCCCCAGTTCGACGCTTACGGCACTCTTCAGTTCGGAGTTCAAATACCAACACAGCGACGACGGTACAGAGCTGTTCCACCTCCCAGACGAGACGACTGACGTCTCCACCGAGTTCCCGACTGTCAAATCTGACTTCGACACCGCGTTTCACGAGTGGGTCGAGACGCAGGGTACTCCAGTGACCGACCAACGGCAAACAGGGCGCTTCACGGACGAGATGCGCGCCCAACTTGCCGACCTCGGATATCTCGTCGACTGA